One window of Bacillus sp. THAF10 genomic DNA carries:
- a CDS encoding YusG family protein, which translates to MTLENKRLDITDRVNGKMTEQGFELFVEKESIGHFTITEHGNQYRLNNGYQQEGNRIYQNVQVPSKEDSKYVDCDYENGWC; encoded by the coding sequence ATGACACTTGAGAATAAACGATTAGATATTACGGACCGTGTTAACGGAAAAATGACAGAGCAAGGGTTTGAACTCTTTGTGGAGAAAGAATCCATTGGTCATTTCACCATTACGGAGCACGGAAATCAATATCGTTTGAACAACGGCTATCAACAAGAAGGAAACAGAATTTATCAAAACGTTCAGGTTCCTTCAAAGGAAGATAGCAAATACGTGGACTGCGATTACGAAAATGGTTGGTGCTGA
- the gcvH gene encoding glycine cleavage system protein GcvH, whose protein sequence is MSTPKDLRYSEEHEWVKVEGETVRVGITHFAQSELGDIVFVELPEVGDEITADEPFGSVESVKTVSELYAPISGKVVEVNEDLSDSPEFVNESPYEKAWMIVVEPSDAGEVDKLMSAEQYEEMTKED, encoded by the coding sequence ATGAGCACACCTAAAGATTTACGTTATTCTGAAGAGCATGAATGGGTAAAAGTAGAAGGCGAAACAGTACGTGTTGGAATTACACATTTTGCTCAATCCGAGCTTGGAGACATCGTGTTTGTTGAGCTTCCAGAGGTTGGAGACGAAATCACTGCTGATGAGCCATTCGGTAGCGTAGAGTCTGTTAAAACAGTTTCTGAGCTTTATGCTCCAATTAGTGGGAAAGTGGTTGAGGTTAACGAAGACCTAAGTGATAGCCCTGAATTTGTGAATGAATCTCCATATGAAAAAGCGTGGATGATTGTGGTAGAACCTTCAGATGCTGGTGAAGTTGACAAATTAATGTCAGCTGAGCAATATGAGGAAATGACGAAGGAAGACTAA
- a CDS encoding arsenate reductase family protein, translating to MAMTFYWYPKCGTCRNAKKWLEANNIAIEEVHIVENPPSRDTLKDLYKKSGLELKKFFNTSGMKYRELGLKDKLKTASEDEMLDLLASDGMLIKRPITTDGNNVTVGFNEKSFEEVWK from the coding sequence ATGGCAATGACATTTTATTGGTATCCTAAATGTGGCACATGTCGAAATGCTAAAAAGTGGCTCGAAGCAAACAACATAGCAATAGAAGAAGTACATATTGTTGAGAACCCACCGTCACGTGATACATTAAAGGATCTCTATAAAAAAAGCGGCCTCGAGCTAAAAAAATTCTTTAATACAAGTGGAATGAAATATCGGGAACTTGGACTAAAGGATAAACTAAAGACAGCTTCTGAAGATGAAATGCTTGATCTTTTAGCATCTGATGGCATGCTAATTAAACGTCCCATTACAACAGATGGAAACAACGTAACAGTTGGCTTTAATGAAAAAAGTTTTGAAGAAGTTTGGAAGTAA